The following are encoded in a window of Bradyrhizobium guangdongense genomic DNA:
- a CDS encoding lytic transglycosylase domain-containing protein, which translates to MLLLLFATSDDAALAESGSACAQEHAQAGTPFAAFVDEASNRFAIPRDWIGSVINIESTGDVHARSAKGAMGLMQIMPATWAELRARYNFGNDPYDPHDNILAGTAYLRELLDRYGSRGVFAAYNAGPSRYEEHLAGGSLPVETRAYVAKLASRLAIELPPRWTSSGQSSAGALFVTRSDLMKTRNRLLALRPSSGATPATLAPDVALMVPRPIGVFVSRSDARASH; encoded by the coding sequence TTGCTGCTGCTTCTTTTCGCTACGTCGGACGATGCTGCTCTAGCCGAGAGTGGATCGGCGTGTGCTCAAGAGCATGCTCAGGCAGGCACCCCGTTTGCAGCTTTCGTCGACGAAGCGTCCAATCGTTTTGCAATTCCAAGGGACTGGATCGGCTCGGTCATTAACATCGAAAGCACTGGGGACGTGCACGCCAGATCAGCAAAGGGCGCAATGGGCCTGATGCAAATCATGCCGGCGACTTGGGCGGAACTTCGCGCACGCTACAATTTCGGGAACGACCCCTACGACCCGCACGACAACATTCTGGCCGGCACGGCTTACTTGCGCGAACTGCTCGATCGGTATGGCTCCCGCGGCGTGTTTGCCGCGTACAACGCGGGACCGTCTCGCTATGAAGAGCATCTCGCAGGCGGCTCTCTGCCAGTTGAGACGCGCGCATACGTCGCAAAGCTTGCAAGTCGGCTGGCCATCGAACTGCCCCCGAGGTGGACGTCAAGCGGACAATCATCGGCAGGCGCGCTATTCGTCACGCGATCCGATCTGATGAAGACTCGCAACCGGTTGCTGGCTCTCAGGCCCTCGAGCGGTGCCACGCCAGCAACCCTGGCGCCTGATGTTGCGCTTATGGTCCCCCGGCCTATTGGTGTGTTCGTCTCTCGATCAGATGCGCGAGCATCGCATTGA
- a CDS encoding IS110 family transposase, producing MKLYVGLDVGLEETSLCIVDSEGLTVREVKVSTEPEAIRSAVENYADRLDRVGVEASSLGIWLYRELQPAGLPIIVVEARHMRVSLSTMRNKTDRNDARGIAQMMRLGWYRAVHVKNIDMQKMRTLLTNRKLLKRKLIDLENHVRGALRAYGLLVGTVARGAYEARIRELIEHCDPVFVMSIQVMLDVRRALLEGYDRLHRVLLQVVQHDPVCRRLMTVPGVGPVVALSFKVGVDDPHRFTRSRTVGAHFGLTPKRHQSGTSIDFEGHISKQGDISVREALCEAAASLLLRVRKWSALRAWGLRIAKRSSMLCAIAAVARKLACILHRMWINETDFNVGFGAKITQRLRLKPAQ from the coding sequence ATGAAACTCTATGTTGGATTGGACGTCGGTCTTGAAGAAACCAGCCTTTGCATCGTCGACAGCGAGGGCCTCACGGTCCGCGAAGTTAAGGTCAGCACCGAGCCAGAGGCGATCCGCTCCGCTGTGGAGAACTACGCGGATCGCCTCGATAGAGTGGGAGTCGAGGCGTCATCGCTTGGTATCTGGCTGTATCGCGAATTGCAGCCAGCCGGGCTTCCAATCATCGTCGTGGAGGCACGCCACATGCGCGTTTCGCTGTCGACGATGCGCAACAAGACGGACCGAAACGATGCACGCGGCATCGCGCAGATGATGCGGTTGGGCTGGTACCGTGCCGTCCATGTCAAGAATATCGACATGCAAAAAATGCGCACGTTGTTGACGAACCGGAAGCTGCTCAAGCGCAAATTGATCGACCTCGAGAACCACGTTCGGGGGGCACTGCGGGCCTATGGATTGCTGGTCGGAACGGTTGCCCGAGGTGCCTACGAAGCTCGCATCCGCGAACTGATCGAGCATTGCGACCCGGTTTTTGTGATGTCTATCCAGGTCATGTTGGACGTGCGCCGCGCTCTCCTCGAGGGCTACGATCGGCTACATCGCGTGCTCCTGCAGGTGGTCCAGCATGATCCTGTTTGCCGGCGCCTGATGACAGTTCCGGGTGTCGGTCCGGTCGTTGCCTTGTCGTTCAAAGTTGGCGTTGATGATCCTCATCGCTTTACCCGATCACGCACCGTGGGCGCCCATTTTGGGCTGACGCCGAAGCGTCACCAGTCTGGGACGTCGATCGATTTTGAAGGTCATATCAGCAAACAGGGCGATATCTCGGTGCGGGAGGCGCTATGCGAAGCAGCTGCAAGTCTGCTGCTGCGAGTCAGGAAATGGTCGGCGTTGCGAGCGTGGGGCCTGCGGATCGCCAAGCGTTCGAGCATGCTGTGTGCGATTGCCGCGGTCGCACGAAAGCTCGCATGCATTCTGCACCGGATGTGGATCAACGAAACCGATTTCAACGTCGGATTCGGCGCCAAGATCACGCAGCGGCTGCGCCTAAAACCGGCGCAATAG
- a CDS encoding relaxase/mobilization nuclease domain-containing protein: MSTSDSELRIRPGRIRSTRAPKHKSFINQVLRAAMKAGHASGQSVVGRRSTAYGRSTFGRGRLAFSPARLFGPTRRVVVKARVVRHKGRAFRSAPMTTHLSYLKRDGVTRSGEAAEMFDAGSNRADSAAFAERCKDDRHHFRFIVSPEDACEMTDLKAFARDLARQMETDLGTRLDWVAVDHWNTDNPHLHLLVRGVDDKGTDLVISRDYISQGLRSRAEELVAIELGPKPELEVRNSLEKEVTTEGWTRLDREVRLAADETGYIDLRPEDPGGSDPNIRRLMVGRLQHLEKMGLAASVAPGEWMVGLEAERSLRDLGMRGDIIKTMHRAFIERGEARGVSEFVIEGGLPASQIMGRLVDRGLHDELTGEAYALVDGTDGRAHYVRFGRIEAFDDAPPIGGIVEVRHLRQTGDPRPMVVLATRSDLDLDGQITAKGATWLDHRLAERDPMPLAMSGFGRETRDAMEARAEHLLREGLARRQGRGLVLQRDLLNTLRRRELDEVAAKVSAGTGLPRVNAATGEHVAGTYRQRLTLSSGRFAMIDNGLGFQLVPWSREIQQRLGQHVTGLIKEGGGIEWGFDRKRDLGL; this comes from the coding sequence GTGAGCACAAGCGATAGCGAACTGCGTATCCGGCCTGGGCGCATCCGCAGTACCCGCGCGCCGAAGCACAAGAGCTTCATCAATCAGGTGCTGCGCGCAGCGATGAAGGCAGGACACGCCTCGGGGCAGAGCGTGGTGGGCAGGCGCTCGACAGCTTATGGGCGATCGACGTTCGGCCGTGGTCGGCTCGCCTTTAGCCCAGCCAGATTGTTCGGTCCAACGCGGCGCGTTGTGGTGAAAGCGCGCGTCGTTCGACACAAAGGGCGAGCCTTCCGATCAGCGCCAATGACGACCCACCTCTCATATCTGAAGCGCGACGGCGTGACGCGGAGTGGTGAGGCGGCCGAGATGTTCGATGCCGGCAGCAACCGCGCCGACAGCGCGGCTTTCGCGGAACGGTGCAAGGACGATCGGCATCATTTCAGGTTCATCGTCTCGCCCGAGGACGCCTGCGAAATGACGGACCTGAAGGCCTTCGCCCGAGATCTCGCGAGGCAGATGGAGACCGATCTCGGCACGCGGCTCGATTGGGTGGCTGTGGATCATTGGAACACTGACAACCCTCACCTCCACCTTCTCGTCCGGGGAGTAGATGACAAAGGGACGGATCTCGTGATCTCGCGCGACTACATTAGTCAGGGCTTGCGCTCACGCGCCGAGGAACTGGTCGCGATCGAACTTGGTCCAAAGCCGGAGCTCGAGGTCCGCAATTCACTGGAGAAGGAAGTCACCACAGAGGGATGGACGCGTCTTGATCGGGAGGTCCGCCTGGCAGCCGATGAGACCGGCTATATCGATCTTCGCCCAGAGGATCCCGGCGGGTCCGATCCGAACATCAGGCGCCTGATGGTGGGACGCCTTCAGCATCTCGAGAAAATGGGCCTTGCCGCATCTGTTGCCCCGGGGGAATGGATGGTCGGGCTTGAGGCTGAGCGCAGCTTACGCGACCTTGGCATGCGCGGCGACATCATCAAGACCATGCATCGCGCCTTCATCGAGCGTGGCGAAGCCCGCGGCGTTTCGGAGTTCGTCATCGAAGGTGGGCTGCCGGCGTCCCAGATTATGGGACGACTAGTTGACCGTGGATTGCATGACGAACTGACTGGCGAGGCGTACGCCCTGGTCGACGGAACCGATGGGCGCGCGCACTACGTGCGGTTCGGACGGATCGAGGCATTCGACGACGCACCGCCCATCGGCGGCATAGTCGAGGTGCGACATCTCCGCCAAACCGGCGATCCCCGACCGATGGTGGTGCTAGCGACCCGGTCTGATCTCGATCTGGATGGGCAGATCACGGCTAAAGGTGCAACCTGGCTCGACCATAGGCTCGCCGAACGCGACCCTATGCCGCTCGCCATGAGTGGATTTGGCCGCGAGACCCGCGATGCCATGGAAGCCCGTGCCGAGCACCTGCTCCGGGAGGGCTTGGCGCGGCGACAAGGTCGAGGCCTCGTTTTGCAGCGCGATCTCCTGAACACGTTGCGCAGGCGCGAACTGGACGAGGTGGCGGCAAAGGTCTCGGCCGGCACTGGCCTGCCTCGCGTGAATGCCGCCACTGGGGAGCACGTGGCAGGCACATATCGTCAGCGTCTGACGCTCTCCTCGGGACGCTTCGCCATGATCGATAATGGGCTCGGCTTCCAGCTCGTGCCCTGGTCGCGCGAAATCCAACAGAGGCTCGGCCAACACGTGACCGGCCTCATCAAGGAAGGCGGGGGCATCGAATGGGGTTTTGATCGCAAACGCGACCTCGGCCTCTAA
- a CDS encoding conjugal transfer protein TraG, translated as MSGTKILWGQVIVVGLIVLLAIWGASEWAAWRLAWQPELGRPWFELLGLKIYYPPIFFWWWFVYDAYAPQVFVEGAFIVASGTFVSIAVAIGMSVWRAREAQSVETYGSARWASAEEVRDAGLLGPDGVVLGKLERNYLRHDGPEHVLCFAPTRSGKGVGLVVPSLLAWPGSAIVHDIKGENWQLTAGFRARHGRVLLFDPTNPKSSAYNPLLEVRRGEWEVRDVQNVADVLVDPEGSLDKRNHWEKTSHSLLVGAILHVLYAEADKTLAGVAAFLSDPKRPIEATLKAMMSTPHLGGQGAHPVVASTARELLNKSENERSGVLSTAMSFLGLYRDPVVAQVTCRCDWRIADLIADSHPATLYLVVPPSDISRTKPLIRLVLNQIGRRLTEDLHSRDRRHRILMMLDEFPALGRLDFFESALAFMAGYGIKSFLIAQSLNQIEKAYGPNNAILDNCHVRVSFATNDERTAKRVSDALGTATEMRAMKNYAGHRLNPWLGHLMVSRQETARPLLTPGEVMQLPPMDEIVMVAGTAPIRAKKVRYYEDRRFTERALPPPDPASAGRSSRTDGWSALGPLKPTDVPADRVPAAEEDTANGGLRREPELPDHVAITRETIELTPAEEFAAVLDDDGVVRQSRLVRQQMRGVARQTVLDPNDGMEL; from the coding sequence ATGTCCGGCACCAAAATCCTCTGGGGACAGGTGATCGTTGTCGGCCTGATCGTATTGCTGGCCATCTGGGGAGCCAGCGAATGGGCGGCGTGGCGGCTCGCCTGGCAACCGGAACTTGGGCGACCCTGGTTCGAACTGTTGGGCTTGAAGATCTACTACCCGCCCATCTTCTTCTGGTGGTGGTTCGTCTACGATGCCTATGCGCCTCAGGTCTTTGTCGAGGGCGCGTTCATCGTGGCGTCCGGGACCTTCGTGTCTATCGCGGTGGCAATCGGCATGTCGGTGTGGCGCGCGCGTGAAGCCCAGAGTGTCGAGACCTATGGTTCGGCACGCTGGGCCAGTGCCGAAGAGGTCCGGGACGCCGGACTTCTTGGTCCGGATGGGGTGGTGCTTGGCAAGCTCGAGCGCAACTACCTCCGTCATGATGGGCCGGAGCATGTGTTGTGTTTTGCACCGACCCGATCCGGAAAGGGTGTAGGACTGGTCGTTCCCTCGCTGCTGGCCTGGCCGGGATCGGCCATCGTGCACGACATCAAGGGCGAGAACTGGCAGCTAACCGCTGGCTTTCGCGCGCGGCATGGCCGCGTCCTGTTGTTCGACCCGACGAACCCGAAATCTTCGGCTTACAATCCCCTGCTCGAGGTCCGGCGCGGCGAGTGGGAGGTCCGCGACGTCCAGAACGTTGCCGACGTCCTGGTGGACCCTGAAGGATCCCTGGACAAGCGGAACCATTGGGAGAAGACCAGTCATTCACTCTTGGTTGGCGCCATTCTCCACGTCCTCTATGCGGAAGCTGACAAAACACTAGCAGGGGTTGCCGCTTTTCTTTCCGACCCGAAACGGCCAATCGAGGCTACACTGAAGGCGATGATGTCCACACCGCACCTTGGCGGGCAGGGCGCCCATCCCGTGGTCGCCTCGACCGCGCGCGAGCTGCTCAACAAATCAGAGAATGAACGTTCCGGCGTCCTGTCGACTGCGATGTCGTTCCTTGGGCTCTACCGCGATCCAGTCGTGGCCCAGGTGACCTGCCGTTGCGACTGGCGGATCGCCGATTTGATCGCAGACAGCCACCCCGCGACTCTTTACCTGGTGGTGCCACCTTCTGATATCTCGCGGACAAAGCCCCTGATCCGCCTGGTGCTGAACCAGATTGGGCGGCGCCTGACCGAAGACCTGCACTCCCGTGATCGTCGGCATCGCATCTTGATGATGCTCGACGAGTTCCCGGCTCTCGGGCGGCTTGATTTCTTCGAGTCCGCGCTCGCCTTCATGGCGGGGTACGGAATCAAGAGTTTCCTGATCGCGCAGTCGCTCAATCAGATCGAAAAGGCCTATGGGCCCAACAATGCGATCCTCGACAACTGCCACGTCCGCGTCAGCTTCGCAACGAACGACGAGCGGACCGCAAAGCGTGTGTCAGATGCGCTGGGTACGGCCACCGAGATGCGTGCCATGAAGAACTACGCCGGTCACAGGTTGAACCCCTGGCTAGGTCATCTGATGGTTTCGCGCCAGGAGACGGCGAGACCGCTTTTGACACCTGGCGAGGTCATGCAGCTTCCGCCGATGGACGAGATCGTCATGGTGGCGGGCACGGCGCCGATTCGGGCAAAGAAGGTCCGCTATTACGAGGATCGCCGCTTCACCGAGAGGGCTCTGCCGCCCCCCGATCCCGCGAGCGCCGGCCGGTCATCGCGAACAGACGGATGGTCGGCCCTCGGACCGCTGAAGCCGACGGATGTTCCAGCTGACAGAGTTCCGGCGGCCGAGGAAGACACGGCGAACGGCGGACTTCGTCGTGAGCCCGAGCTCCCCGATCACGTCGCGATCACCAGAGAGACAATCGAGCTAACACCGGCAGAAGAATTCGCTGCCGTTCTTGACGACGACGGTGTGGTCCGTCAGTCACGGCTCGTACGCCAGCAGATGCGCGGTGTGGCCCGTCAGACCGTCCTCGACCCGAATGATGGTATGGAGCTCTGA
- a CDS encoding CopG family transcriptional regulator yields the protein MRNRMNVYFPPELLMQISELADRKKLSRSAIVEAAVASFLSPDGADRREAAFARRLDLLSRQMHRLERDVGLTAETLALFIRFWLTITPPLPNDAQAAAQVKGRERFEGFVETLGRRLQKGQSFLREIPEDIRRHESADET from the coding sequence ATGCGCAACCGTATGAACGTCTATTTTCCGCCAGAGCTTCTGATGCAGATCTCGGAGCTTGCCGATCGCAAGAAGCTTTCCCGGTCAGCAATCGTGGAGGCGGCTGTTGCATCGTTTCTGTCGCCGGATGGCGCGGACAGGCGGGAGGCGGCATTTGCCCGTCGTCTGGACCTGCTGTCCCGTCAGATGCACAGGCTGGAGCGCGACGTCGGTTTGACCGCCGAGACGTTGGCTCTCTTCATCCGTTTCTGGCTGACGATCACGCCACCATTGCCCAATGACGCCCAAGCGGCTGCGCAAGTCAAAGGCAGGGAGCGATTTGAAGGGTTTGTCGAGACGCTCGGGCGTCGCTTGCAAAAGGGGCAAAGCTTTCTCCGCGAAATCCCGGAGGATATACGGCGTCACGAATCCGCCGACGAAACCTGA
- a CDS encoding NYN domain-containing protein — MPFPSAERIALFIDGPNLYATAKALGFDIDYRRLLSEFQGRGTLLRAFYYTAVIEDQEYFSIRPLIDWLHYNGYTVVTKATKEFIDASGRRKVKRNMDIELTVNAMELAEYIDHMVLFSGDGDFRSLVEAVQRRGVRVTVVSTIASQPPMIADELRRQADVFTDLIELQSRLGRDPVEHPARERVDREPRVHVRRSLQQPKGNDHRD; from the coding sequence ATGCCTTTTCCCTCAGCCGAACGGATCGCGCTCTTCATCGATGGGCCCAATCTGTATGCCACGGCAAAAGCATTGGGCTTCGACATCGATTACAGGCGCCTGCTTAGCGAGTTTCAGGGGCGTGGGACGCTGTTGCGGGCGTTCTACTACACTGCAGTCATTGAGGATCAGGAATATTTCTCGATCCGCCCCCTGATCGATTGGCTCCACTACAACGGCTACACGGTTGTCACCAAGGCGACCAAGGAATTCATCGACGCCTCCGGCCGGCGCAAGGTCAAACGCAACATGGACATCGAGCTCACTGTGAACGCCATGGAGCTCGCCGAGTACATCGACCACATGGTGCTGTTCTCGGGTGACGGCGATTTCCGCTCGCTGGTCGAAGCCGTGCAGCGCCGCGGCGTGCGGGTTACTGTGGTCTCCACCATTGCTAGCCAGCCGCCGATGATCGCCGACGAGCTGCGTCGCCAGGCGGATGTGTTCACTGATCTTATAGAGCTGCAATCAAGGTTAGGCCGTGATCCTGTTGAACATCCAGCGCGCGAGCGGGTAGACCGGGAACCGCGCGTGCATGTGCGGAGATCCTTGCAGCAACCTAAGGGAAATGATCATCGAGATTAG